In Amycolatopsis sulphurea, one genomic interval encodes:
- a CDS encoding MaoC family dehydratase — MRTFSDLSEFSAATGEHLGESDWHTVTQEQVQQFADATGDHQWIHLDRDKAAQGPFGTTIAHGFLTLSLLSMFGPQVYRVEGLRLVVNYGLNKVRFPQPVKVGSRVRGGADLIEITDAPGGKQAVVRWTVAIEGEDKPACVAETVARLIA; from the coding sequence ATGCGCACGTTCTCCGATCTCTCCGAATTCAGCGCCGCGACCGGCGAGCACCTGGGCGAGAGCGACTGGCACACCGTGACCCAGGAGCAGGTGCAGCAGTTCGCCGACGCCACCGGTGACCATCAGTGGATTCACCTCGACCGGGACAAGGCCGCACAGGGACCGTTCGGCACCACGATCGCGCACGGTTTCCTCACCCTGTCCCTGCTCTCGATGTTCGGCCCGCAGGTGTACCGGGTCGAGGGGCTGCGCCTGGTCGTCAACTACGGGCTCAACAAGGTGCGTTTCCCACAGCCGGTGAAGGTCGGCTCCCGGGTCCGCGGCGGAGCCGACCTGATCGAGATCACCGATGCGCCCGGCGGGAAACAGGCCGTGGTGCGCTGGACGGTCGCGATCGAGGGCGAGGACAAGCCCGCCTGCGTGGCCGAAACGGTCGCCCGGCTGATCGCCTGA
- a CDS encoding phosphotransferase family protein: MTRTDPPGLDLSRLRAHLDRERPGLVAGELTAEVIQGGRSNLTYIVGDGVGRWVVRRPPLGHVLPTAHDMGREFRVMTGLSGTPVPVPETVLLCTDPDVLGAQFYVMEFVEGTPYRSADELAKVGEKRTRAIAEGLVDTLVELHAVDPEAAGLGDFGRPDGFLERQLRRWKKQLDGSRSRELPGADQLHDRLAAKLPPSGRPSIVHGDYRLDNVLVGSGDRVTAVLDWEMSTLGDPLTDVALLIAYAERDTVSLQMVSNASSAPGYPSTDEVISRYAQRSGRDVSALNWYVSFAFFKLAVILEGIYYRHSKGQTVGAGFEGIGDGVTRLIAYGNETLKEEK; this comes from the coding sequence ATGACCCGCACCGACCCACCCGGACTCGATCTGTCCCGGCTGCGTGCCCATCTCGACCGCGAGCGGCCCGGACTGGTCGCCGGCGAGCTCACCGCGGAGGTGATCCAGGGCGGCCGGTCCAACCTCACCTACATCGTCGGCGACGGCGTCGGCCGGTGGGTGGTGCGCCGCCCGCCGCTCGGGCACGTCCTGCCCACCGCGCACGACATGGGCCGCGAGTTCCGCGTCATGACCGGGCTCTCCGGCACGCCGGTCCCGGTGCCCGAGACAGTCCTGCTGTGCACCGACCCGGACGTACTCGGCGCGCAGTTCTACGTGATGGAGTTCGTCGAGGGCACGCCGTATCGCTCGGCCGACGAGCTGGCGAAGGTCGGCGAGAAGCGCACGAGGGCGATCGCGGAGGGGCTCGTGGACACCCTGGTCGAGCTGCACGCGGTGGATCCCGAAGCCGCCGGGCTCGGCGATTTCGGCCGTCCGGACGGGTTTCTGGAGCGGCAGCTGCGGCGATGGAAGAAGCAGCTCGACGGTTCCCGCAGCCGGGAGCTGCCCGGGGCCGATCAGCTGCACGACCGGCTGGCCGCGAAACTGCCGCCGTCCGGCCGTCCGTCCATTGTGCACGGTGACTACCGGCTGGACAACGTACTGGTGGGCTCCGGCGACCGGGTCACCGCGGTGCTCGACTGGGAGATGTCCACCCTCGGCGACCCGCTCACCGACGTGGCGCTGCTGATCGCGTACGCCGAGCGCGACACGGTTTCGCTGCAGATGGTGTCCAACGCCAGCTCCGCACCGGGCTACCCAAGCACCGACGAGGTCATTTCCCGTTACGCACAACGGTCCGGGCGGGATGTGTCGGCGCTCAACTGGTACGTCAGCTTCGCCTTCTTCAAGCTCGCCGTGATCTTGGAAGGCATCTACTACCGCCACAGCAAGGGCCAGACCGTTGGCGCGGGTTTCGAGGGCATCGGCGACGGGGTCACCCGCCTGATCGCGTACGGCAACGAGACGCTCAAAGAGGAGAAGTGA
- a CDS encoding acyl-CoA dehydrogenase family protein, translated as MDFAFDARTEQLREQLLEFMDSHIYPAEPVFQQQIAERSDPWTAPPIVEELKAEARKRGLWNFFLPGEHGAGLTNLQYAPLAEITGRSPHLAPVALNCAAPDTGNMEVLAMFGNEAQRKQWLRPLLDGEIRSAFAMTEPEVASSDARNIATSIRREGDQYVINGRKWYISGAMSPDCAIFIVMGKTDPEAEPHRQQSMILVPRETPGLTVERGMHVFGYTDGDHGGHAEVRFEDVRVPVDNLLAEEGSGFAIAQARLGPGRIHHCMRAIGMAERAVAALCRRTLTRETFGKPIAEAGVVQDWIAESRVRIEQLRLLVLKTAWLMDTVGNRGAHTEIQAIKIATPRDVEWILDKAIQAHGAGGVSQDFPLAELWAAARMLRLADGPDEVHKRSLAHRELKKYRAEAAR; from the coding sequence ATGGACTTCGCGTTCGACGCCCGGACCGAGCAGTTGCGCGAACAGCTGCTCGAGTTCATGGATTCGCACATCTACCCCGCCGAACCCGTGTTCCAGCAGCAGATCGCCGAACGCAGCGACCCGTGGACGGCGCCGCCGATCGTCGAGGAACTCAAGGCCGAGGCCCGGAAACGCGGTCTGTGGAACTTCTTCCTGCCCGGCGAGCACGGTGCCGGGCTGACCAATCTCCAGTACGCGCCGCTGGCCGAGATCACCGGCCGCAGCCCGCACCTCGCGCCGGTCGCGCTCAACTGCGCCGCCCCGGACACCGGGAACATGGAAGTCCTCGCCATGTTCGGCAACGAGGCGCAGCGCAAGCAGTGGCTGCGGCCGTTGCTGGACGGGGAGATCCGCTCGGCGTTCGCGATGACCGAGCCGGAGGTCGCCTCCTCCGACGCGCGCAACATCGCCACCAGCATCCGCCGCGAAGGCGACCAGTACGTGATCAACGGCCGCAAGTGGTACATCTCCGGCGCGATGAGCCCGGACTGCGCGATCTTCATCGTGATGGGCAAGACCGATCCCGAAGCCGAGCCGCACCGGCAGCAGAGCATGATCCTCGTCCCGCGGGAGACGCCGGGGCTCACCGTCGAGCGTGGCATGCACGTGTTCGGCTACACCGACGGCGACCACGGCGGCCACGCCGAGGTGCGGTTCGAGGACGTGCGGGTGCCGGTGGACAATCTGCTCGCCGAGGAGGGTTCCGGGTTCGCCATCGCGCAGGCGCGGCTCGGCCCCGGCCGTATCCACCACTGCATGCGCGCGATCGGGATGGCCGAACGCGCGGTGGCGGCCCTGTGCCGGCGCACGCTCACCCGCGAGACGTTCGGCAAGCCGATCGCCGAGGCCGGGGTGGTGCAGGACTGGATCGCCGAATCACGCGTGCGGATCGAGCAGCTGCGGCTGCTCGTGCTCAAGACCGCGTGGCTGATGGACACCGTGGGCAACCGGGGCGCACACACCGAGATCCAGGCGATCAAGATCGCCACCCCGCGCGACGTGGAGTGGATCCTGGACAAGGCGATCCAGGCGCACGGCGCGGGGGGCGTCAGCCAGGACTTCCCGCTCGCCGAGCTGTGGGCGGCCGCGCGCATGCTGCGGCTGGCCGACGGGCCGGACGAAGTACACAAGCGGTCCCTGGCGCACCGGGAGCTGAAGAAGTACCGCGCGGAGGCCGCCCGGTGA
- the fabG gene encoding 3-oxoacyl-ACP reductase FabG → MTDSPSRVAIVTGAGRGIGAAVARRLAADGFAVGLLDLDEAGVRKGAEAIIADGGRAVGVALDVSDAEQVDAAVTRVAGELGAPTVLINNAGITRDNLLFKMTEQDWDSVLSVHLRGSFLMTRAVQKYQTEQKWGRIVNLSSTSALGNRGQANYAAAKAGMQGFTKTLAIELGKFGVTANAIAPGFIATDMTAATAQRVGVSFDDFKTAAAGQIPVGRVGTPDDIANVASFLVSDGAGFVSGQVIYVAGGPKD, encoded by the coding sequence GTGACCGATTCCCCCTCCCGCGTAGCCATCGTGACCGGCGCCGGTCGCGGTATCGGTGCCGCGGTCGCGCGCCGGCTCGCCGCCGACGGGTTCGCCGTCGGCCTGCTGGACCTGGACGAGGCGGGCGTGCGCAAGGGCGCCGAGGCGATCATCGCCGACGGCGGCCGCGCGGTGGGCGTCGCGCTCGACGTGAGCGACGCCGAGCAGGTGGACGCCGCGGTGACCCGGGTGGCCGGGGAACTCGGCGCGCCGACCGTGCTGATCAACAACGCCGGCATCACGCGGGACAACCTGCTGTTCAAGATGACCGAGCAGGACTGGGATTCGGTGCTGTCGGTGCACCTGCGCGGCTCGTTTCTGATGACCCGCGCGGTGCAGAAGTACCAGACCGAGCAGAAGTGGGGCCGGATCGTCAACCTGTCCAGCACCTCCGCGCTGGGCAACCGCGGGCAGGCCAACTATGCCGCGGCCAAGGCCGGCATGCAGGGTTTCACCAAGACCCTCGCGATCGAGCTGGGCAAGTTCGGGGTCACCGCGAACGCGATCGCGCCCGGGTTCATCGCCACCGACATGACCGCCGCCACCGCGCAGCGGGTCGGCGTGTCCTTCGACGACTTCAAGACGGCCGCCGCCGGGCAGATCCCGGTCGGCCGCGTGGGCACCCCGGACGACATCGCGAACGTAGCCTCGTTCCTGGTCAGCGACGGCGCGGGCTTCGTGTCCGGCCAGGTGATCTACGTGGCCGGCGGACCGAAGGACTGA